One window from the genome of Nitrosospira multiformis encodes:
- a CDS encoding TlpA family protein disulfide reductase, whose protein sequence is MFNIFKSIIVICSLRTGGLGVMARTPHRPMMGGLLLVLALTFMNASGAAESVRPFTLGSLEKVLGAREDKPFILVFWSLDCQYCPTELKMLSELKRSHPALDVVLIATDSVSDAPQLIARTESYGMNKAEQWVFAEDMPERLRFEIDRRWYGEVPRTYFYDRKHQREAKTGLVSKKFFEDWIARNAVTGSGH, encoded by the coding sequence ATGTTCAATATCTTCAAGTCCATAATCGTTATCTGCTCGTTGCGAACCGGCGGTTTAGGCGTCATGGCCCGCACCCCGCATCGCCCCATGATGGGGGGGTTGCTTCTCGTATTGGCGCTCACTTTCATGAACGCTAGCGGTGCAGCTGAAAGCGTTCGTCCATTCACACTGGGAAGTCTTGAGAAAGTTCTTGGCGCTCGCGAAGATAAGCCTTTCATCCTCGTGTTCTGGTCGCTTGATTGTCAATATTGTCCAACTGAATTGAAGATGCTGAGTGAACTCAAGCGCAGCCACCCGGCACTGGATGTCGTTCTCATTGCCACTGACTCAGTGAGTGATGCACCACAGCTTATCGCGCGAACGGAAAGCTATGGAATGAACAAGGCCGAGCAATGGGTTTTTGCGGAGGACATGCCAGAGCGCTTGCGTTTTGAAATTGATCGCCGCTGGTATGGCGAAGTGCCGCGTACGTATTTTTACGATCGAAAGCATCAACGTGAAGCCAAGACTGGTCTGGTCAGCAAGAA